A segment of the Kazachstania africana CBS 2517 chromosome 2, complete genome genome:
AACAAATAATGAGAAACTTTAAGAGGCTTCAGTACATAAGTCACTTTCTTGTCTACCTTGACAACCTAAAGAGAAGACTATAAATAGATATTGAGATATGTTTGAAACAATAATTTcataattaaaaataacTGGTATGGAGCCTCAATTTGAGCCTAATGCAAGAAGAGACAGTATATAATACTCAGTGCCAATCAATTGTAATGTCACGAAGGAGTACATATGGCAGTTGGGATGTCATTGAATATGGCAAACATATAGTTATTTGCATATATTGTGTATGCTAGTCAAactcttttttcttgtgtTTGTTTTCCAACAGAGGAGCATAGAGGCAGGTAATATAAGAAAAGGTTTATATTCCCTTTGCGTTCTTGATAGTGCTTTCCTACGCcagaaaatcaatattataGTGGGACTATACAATTGCTACTTTGGGTTTTTAACATAGAAAGATTTAATTTGTGGTTTACCTCTTTAACAATGCACTGTTAAGACCATTTGCAAGGGTAGCCAATTCTGAACAAAGtgactttcttttcttgcaTGTGCGTTTTACATATTTTTGACGTTATTAAACCATATTCGgccaaaatataaattatataaataattagAGCTCAGAAATAAATACAAATAGTCATCCCAATCTTACTGATTCTAACGTATGCCATGTTACCCTTGATAATCCATCTTAGGCTCTCCGATACATATCGTTTAGTGCAAATAACTTCTAGCACTCTCCATAAAATTCAGAACTCTATCATAAAGTGTGATTGTAGCTCAATGCTGAAGACTCTTCCGAGCTTCTGCTATTTTGGAAGAATAACATGATGTGCAAAACGTCTCCTGGTAAATTTACATTCTTATCAAGTGCACAAGCAACGTACCAAGCAGGTAGAACACGTTACAATGAAAGCACTGTTGCGGCTAACTGGAAAGAAGCTCCTTCTTTAAAACAAGTACAAGCCTCACGATATAATATAGTAAAAAGGGGGATTAATGTATATACTAGATGAATTAACTTGAACGCAATATCCATTTAATAGGTATATGCAAATTATATGCTGAATCACGTGTGCCGTATATTACCCGACTTTAACTGTAAATACAagacaatttcaaaaaaccgttatgaaaatgaaagatttaATATAAAGATCTTGACGAGGAGCTTAAATCAATTTAGTGGAAAcatcaaaaaatcaatCTCAAAACTTCAGCAGACATACTGAGGAAATTCTGTTTACATATTTatccatttattttttattaaaagtAAATCTTTTGTCTCAATTCTGCTTCAAgtcaaaataaaaaatggattccattttagatttttcaaaagaattggaTATCAATGTCCTAGACCAGGTAGTTGACACATTTTATAATGCCTCCGGCCCACAGCAAAAACAAGCTCAGGATGCCTTAACAAAGTTCCAGGAGCATCCAGATGCATGGCAACGTGCAGATCAAATTTTGCAGTTTTCCAAAAATCCCCACGCTAAGTTCATTGGATTATCTATTTTAGACAAATTAATTACCACAAAATGGAAGCTATTACCAAATGAGCAACGTGTTGGTATTAGAAACTTTATTGTAGGTATGATTATCTCAATGTGCCAGGATGATGCTGTTTTCAAAACccagaaaaatttgatcaaCAAGTCTGATTTAACTTTGGTACAAGTTTTGAAACAAGAATGGCCTCAAAACTGGCCAGAATTTATCCCAGAATTAATTGGTAGTTCTGCCTCTTCAGTAAACGTATGTGAAAACAATATGGTTATCTTAAAATTGTTATCGGAAGAGGTCTTCGACTTTTCAGCCGAACAGATGACCCAAGCTAAGGCTTTGCATTTGAAACAGTCAATgtcaaaagaatttgagCAGATCTTCAAGCTCTGTTATCAGGTGCTAGAACAagcatcttcttcttccttagTAGTAGCAGCCTTAGAGTCATTATTGAGATATTTACACTGGATCCCATATCGTTACATTTATGAAACAAATATACTGGAGTTACTGAGTACCAAGTTTTTAGCTTCTGCTGACACTAGAGCGGTGACCTTAAAGTGTTTAACCGAGGTATCAAGTTTAAAGATCCCACAAGATAACACTTCCATAAAACAACAAAGCGtcatatttttccaaaatacTTTACAACAAATTGCCCTGAACGTAATCCCTATGACAGCAGATCTCAAGAACACATACAACTCTGCAAATGGTACAGACCAATCATTTTTACAGGATTTCGCCATGTTTTTAACAACTTATCTCTCTAACCACAGATCCTTACTAGAAAGTGATGAATCATTGAGAGAGTTATTATTAAACGCTCACCAATACTTAATTCAACTATCTaagattgaagaaagagaattgTTTAAAACAACTTTAGATTACTGGCACGATCTAGTCTCAAACTTGTTCTACGAAGTGCAGCAGCTTCCAGCAAATGAACTAAACCCCTTAATGCAATTAACTGTCGGTAGTCAAACAATTTCCACCGGGTCAGGTGCTTTGAGTCCTGATTTCATGAAAAGATATCCACTGAAAAAACATATCTACGAAGATATTTGTTCTCAATTAAGACTTGttatcattgaaaacaTGGTAAGACCAGAAGAAGTTTTAGttgttgaaaatgatgaaggtGAAATTGTCAGAGAGTTTGTCAAAGAATCCGATACCATTCAACTTTATAAATCGGAAAGAGCAGTCCTTGTTTATTTAACCCATTTAAATGTTGTTGACACGGAGCAAATCATGATCAACAAACTTGCTAGACAGCTTGATGGTTCTGAATGGTCATGGCATAACATTAATACTTTGTCATGGGCTATTGGTTCCGTGTCCGGTACGATGAATGAGGATACTGAGAAACGTTTTGTTGTTACTGTTATCAAGGACTTGCTAGCCttaactgaaaaaaagagaggCAAAGACAACAAGGCTGTTGTTGCATCTGATATTATGTACGTCGTTGGTCAATATCcaagatttttgaaagcGCATTGGAATTTCTTAAGAACTGTtattttgaagttattTGAGTTCATGCATGAAACACATGAAGGTGTTCAAGACATGGCATGTGATACATTCATTAAGATTGTTCAAAAATGtaaatatcattttgttATTCAACAACCACGTGAGTCTGAACCATTTATCCAAACAATTATTAGGGATATTCAAAAAACGACAAGTGATTTACAGCCTCAACAAGTTCACACCTTCTACAAGGCTTGTGGTATCATAATTTCTGAGGAAAGAAACTCTGCTGAGAAAACTAGATTGTTGAACGATCTAATGCAACTACCGAATATGGCATGGGATGCAATTGTAGAACAGTCTACTGCAAACCCAGCGCTATTGCTCGATCCAGAAACTGTTAAGATCATTGCaaatatcatcaaaacTAATGTTGCTGTCTGCAGCTCAATGGGTGCCGATTTCTATCCTCAACTAGGTCATATTTATTACAATATGTTGCAACTATATAGGGCTGTTTCATCTATGATATCAAGCCAAGTTGCCTCGGAAGGTGTAATCGCCACAAAGACACCAAAAGTGCGTGGTTTAAGAACAATCAAGAAGGAAGTCTTGAAATTGGttgaaatttatatatcaaGTGCAAAGAACCTAGAAGAGGTCGTTAAAGTTTTGGTCGAACCTTTATTAAATGCAGTCCTAGAAGACTACTTGAACAACGTCCCTGATGCCAGAGATGCCGAAGTTTTGAACTGTATGACAACTGTAGTCAGTAAGGTCGGCCATATGATACCACAAGGTGTCATTTTAATCCTACAAAGTGTTTTTGAATGTACATTAAACATGATCAACAAAGATTTTACTGAATATCCAGAACATCGTGTTGAATTTTACAAGTTGTTGAAGGttataaatgaaaaatcattcaatgcCTTTTTGGAGCTACCACCAGCTGCTTTTAAATTATTCATTGACGCTATCTGTTGGGCATTTAAACATAACAATAGAGATATTGAGGTGAATGGTCTTTCTATTGCATTACACTTGGTCAAAAACATTGAGAGTATGGGAAATACACAATTTGCCAACACTTTCTATAAAAACTTTTACTTCACTTTTGTTAGTGAGACCTTTTTCGTTTTGACTGATTCTGACCATAAATCTGGATTTTCTAAACAGTCTTTATTATTGGTAAAGTTAATTTCCTTAGTTTTAgacaataaaatttcagtacCTATCtatgaagaaaatcaagCACCACAAGGCACCTCTAATCAAGTATTTTTAAGCCAATATTTAGGTAATATGCTATCCAATGCTTTCCCACATCTGACAGCTGAACAAATAACGAATTTCTTAAACGCATTGATGAAGCAATATAGGGACACCGCAAAATTCAACGGTATTCTAAGAGATTTCCTTGTTCAAATCAAGGAATTCGGTGGGGATCCAACTGATTACTTATAtgctgaagaaaaggaaaatgcAGTTGAAGAACAAAACAAGctacaaagagaaaaagcCGCGATGGTTGGTGGTTTGTTAAAACCATCCGAATTGGATGATTAAAAGGTCACACATTACTCACTGCTAGGTAAGGAGGAAATAGTGGTATCCTTTCATTTAGATCATTATATATAGATGTATCATAAAATCATAAttaatttagaaaaaaagcTGTCTTATATAGAAAGCATGAAAGAAGCATAATAGAGAAGTGTAGATAATTGGATTCTTTCCACGAATTGCTAATTGTTTTCAGTATAAACAAGAATATGCATATATGTATTTACAAGCaaattgtcattattatcataattttttgattgCATCTTGAATTCTGACATAAGATCCGTTTGGTCCAGGAACTGAACCCTTTACCCAAAtgacattatttttatcatcagttttcaaaatttcaatattttgtacTGTGACATTGTTAGTACCCATCCTACCAGGCATTTTTTTACCAGGCAAGACTCTACCGGGATCTTGATTCTGACCATACGAACCACCATGTCTATGCATCAGAGAGGTACCATGACTTGCCCTCAAACCTTTGAAACCATACTTTTTCATTACACCGGCAAAACCCTTCCCCTTTGAAATTGACCTTATATCCACAAAATCACCCACTTTGAAAAACGAAGGTTTGAATGTTGTTCCAGGTTCCAAGAGCCCACCTTCATCCTTGACTCTAAATTCTGCACTTTTCAGTTTAGGATTGACTAAATGTGTTGCATAATGGCCCAATAATTGCCTTGTGACCTTTTGTGGATTCTTATTACCATATCCCACCTGCACAGCAAAGTAACCGTTTTCATTCATTGTTCGGTTTAGAATTACTTCTACATTATCCAGTTTCAATATCGTCGCAGCTAAACGTTCCCCCGTGacatcattgaaaaaaggaAGCATGCCGATCTTAGTGGTCAGAATTCCACATCTAGCTGGGAGCCACTTCCTATTATGAGCCTGCTCTGGTGAATGATTTATCTTTGGATTATGCATTTGTATGGAGTTCGCAATACTCGGAGCAATCAGAAATGGTCGTGAGTAACATCTTGCATATGAGATGAGATGCACTGGAGCAGTACCCTTCTGTGTAAATAGTGGACGTAATGCTACCATTGGTCAACTATGACGATTAGCCCTTTCACACTTCTTGTAAACTGAAGATGTAAGGTAATCTGAATCttatttatcatttttgatgTTAAATCAATATTGATCACGTGCCTGGAAAAATCAAGATCATCCTGATGcacaaatatatatatacaattgctttctatatttgatttcacCTGGGACCAGTGTGCTACATACCGTTAGATACTAAGTTAATTCTCTTTTTATTTGCCCAATAAATTGTAAATATGACCTCATATTTCAGCAATCTATGGGGTAGAAAAACATTATACACAAATGGAAGCGCTTCTTTAAGATGAGAAACGCATTTATCCgttaataatgaaaaatggggttccaaaaaatgttataatatttgaagaaaaggacCAGGAAGGTGGCAAACAGAGACAATACCCGGATGGCTCTGGTAAAAGGCAAGAACCATGTTCGTTATAAGTCATGCTCTTTTCTTGACGAAAAAGAGcatttcttgatattgatCTCCTAACCACCCCATATAAAAATCCTGGGCTTTCCTTGATGACTTTAAAAATGAGGcagaaattcaaaaactgGCAAAAAATAACgttgaaatttatcaagaTTTATCCTGCCTTTTATACTTTTCGGCTTCGTagattaagaaaaaaatagacGAAAATTGTTGTTGCGGTTAACACTTCACTGCActgagaaagaaaagagggCATTCTAGAAAGAACAGAGTGCATTGGTATGTTAATATCGCTTATTATAGGGAAGAATGAAGTCTAGTAAGAAGATTATCTCGAATGTTTTAGAGCatatatcttcttctggGAGAATTGTAGGACAAAACTCGGAAgtgtcatcttcatttcaTAAATCGGTGGCATTATCATATAATAGTTACAATCcatcattaaataaaaaggatttcaattcaattatCTCAGAGAATATTTTCTCGAGAATTGATACTGGAAGTATTGACTTTAAATTGATTAAGAAAAGGGACcccaaatattttcagtttaaagataaatactatttgattttccctgattttaataatttgaatgattaTTTACACAGTACACAAAACTCTAAAATAAATAGAATTAGAGTCAAATTTAAACCAATATTGAAGGATTCTGAAGAGTTTAGTAAGGtacaaaatatatacaaaaaATACTGTAGAAATCTGTCGTGTGCATACAATTCGAGAAAATCATATTATAATTCAATTGCTGAAGATGTTCCAAATGATTTCGATACCAgtgaaatatcaaaaattgaatccAAATCATTACTTATTTGGAATCTACCAAATGAGCTTTCACCCGCAGagatccaaaattttttctggTTTTATGACATCAAACattgtttcaaattgtaTTGGGACGATAATCATAGTTTATCCTTTGTagcattcaataatattctCGACTGTAATAAATTTGCCAGAAATTTCCATGGTGCTCTGTTTAATAATGAcaagaatcaaaaattgcTAATTGATAACTTATAAGCTTTTTTAACAATACTTTTTCACAACTGTCTCCATGATTCCCTTATAATTTCCCACTTCTTATCATTAAAACTATCCTGATTGTTTATCGATTGATTTAAAGTCTCACTGACAGTATATGGCTTCTTCTCTAGTATGACATATTTCTCCCAAATACCTCTGTTTAGCCAAACAAGTACAAAactatcatcatcatcgttaTGACACCAACCAATTTTACATCGATCCTCTTCTAAATCTTTATCTGTTTGACTCAACTTCGAGTTTTGTAAATGCAACTTACACATTGACCAAGTCGATTCTAAATAATTTGTAACCCCCCAATTAATAGATTTGGGTATAATTCCATTCAATACATGCactttattatcatttttatcattcaaaattttgaagacaTGTAAAGTTTGCTTATTGGATACTATTGCCAGAGTTTTCCCCTGGGGGCTAAACTTCATACCATATATCGTAACATTATCTAGACCCCTTctaaattctttaataagTTGACCATTATGCACGTTGAATACCCTTATCAAAGTACCTTTTTTTGAACATGTAGAAATCATATTGCCTTGGTTAttaaatttcatcaaatttattccaGTCTTGTGCGCtttaaatattattgaatttgtcaTTAATTTATCATTCTTTAAAGTTAAATTGACAATTCGCACTTGTCCCCTGTTTTTAACAGTTTCAAAACATATTATTCCATTTATTTGATCGTCGGTCTCCTTTGATGTTCTAAAATCTACGTTTGAATTAATTGGTATTTCAAAATCGTCACACAGCTTAATTGGATTCTTGGCGAATTTATAGATTGATATGGATTTTTCCAATacaataatgataaaacatcttgaaatgaaaaacttTTTAATTATTGACATGAAATTCAATCTTATAGTTTCCTTCTTGGAAAGATCATCCCATATAATCAATGCATTTACAGGATAACGAGGACTACTTCCACCCCCTACCATGGCAATATAGTTAGACCTATTCAATAGTTCAGTCATCCCAATACTTTTACCCTTTAAATTGTCTTCAGCCTCAAATTTCTGTACCAATTTTCTCTGTAGTGGGAAGGTATTGTATATTAGAAACCCATTATCAGTCGAGCAACTGAAACAAGAATCATCCTGATTGAAGGATACATGGTTAAACTTAGACATCAATCCTACACCGAACACCCGCTTTAAGTCTCGTCAATTGTTAATCGTGTATCTCAATACTCTAGGTAATGAAAGAGAGTTCTTTGCCTACAGTGCTAATTatatatcttcaaaaaatataaataaatacgTCTGTAACTACTCCGCATATAAACGCGTTAAACGATTCACTACTAAAGCAAACATCAACAAGCCATCACCATACCAGACTGTATGTCTGAGACATGCTGAATGGCGTCGTCGAGTTTCAGGACACGAATATGTGGCCTTTATACAACAGGGTTTCCTTATGATGCACTGCCTGTCAAAAAAATGTCAGAACCGACACAGATGTGTTCTTCGACAGGTTTCTTCTCTCCAGCATCTTCTAGTGCATGACACTGGCAGATCTGTGAGTAAATTCATTCACTTTGTCTCACTTTCTTGACGTCTTGGACATACAGAAAGCATAATACACAGAAAAAACTGTCATACAAGTGCCTCTCCTCCACACAACAGAGTCTTATTTGTAAAAGAAGCTCTGATCTGTAAGGGAGGTGTATTCACGACAACAGCTCTCCCCATTTGACTATCTATCCACACTCGCTATATTTGCTTAtattatatctttttttttcatctaGAAACTAACCCAATTTTCAGATATAAAGGTATTACtaaaaaaacaaacaagacagaaaataaaataaataaatacaCATAGCACTAAAGAATAACTAGTCCCGTTATAATAGatataaattatttacTGTGAACCACATTTGCACTCAGACCATTAAACTGCTTTGAACCGCTTTTCTCTTCCCAGTTATGTCTATAAGTAAAAATCTTGGAAAAATAGCCGCCCATGGACATGGTAGTAATTGTGACAAGAAAGAGATGAAAAGTAGGAAGTCATTGGCTTTAGACAGATTCATACCTCATAATACGTCAAATCATGCGTACAAAGTGCTCAAAACGTCACCAGAACAACCAAATAAAGCAATTGAAAGATCCATAGATCCAGAGAGATTCAGGTCCACAACTCctgcttttttttccacTTTTGGCAACAGTGATCAATTTAACGATTTTAATGATAGTGATGATATTATGATAACAAGTACTCCAAGGCGACAGGAAACACAGTATCATAATTCCGGGGATACTAATGATGTGAACActaataatagtaataacaataacaataataataattatattaataatgataacaataataataataatggtaatgataataataatgacattagtaataataatattaatactAATACTAATGTTAATTACGATACAGGCTCTGACGATTTAAtacataaaaaatttatcgaAATATCCTTAGGCTTAAATTCTCCAAATAGAATTCTGAATTTT
Coding sequences within it:
- the MRPL9 gene encoding mitochondrial 54S ribosomal protein uL3m (similar to Saccharomyces cerevisiae MRPL9 (YGR220C); ancestral locus Anc_5.110), which produces MVALRPLFTQKGTAPVHLISYARCYSRPFLIAPSIANSIQMHNPKINHSPEQAHNRKWLPARCGILTTKIGMLPFFNDVTGERLAATILKLDNVEVILNRTMNENGYFAVQVGYGNKNPQKVTRQLLGHYATHLVNPKLKSAEFRVKDEGGLLEPGTTFKPSFFKVGDFVDIRSISKGKGFAGVMKKYGFKGLRASHGTSLMHRHGGSYGQNQDPGRVLPGKKMPGRMGTNNVTVQNIEILKTDDKNNVIWVKGSVPGPNGSYVRIQDAIKKL
- the CRM1 gene encoding exportin CRM1 (similar to Saccharomyces cerevisiae CRM1 (YGR218W); ancestral locus Anc_5.111); this translates as MDSILDFSKELDINVLDQVVDTFYNASGPQQKQAQDALTKFQEHPDAWQRADQILQFSKNPHAKFIGLSILDKLITTKWKLLPNEQRVGIRNFIVGMIISMCQDDAVFKTQKNLINKSDLTLVQVLKQEWPQNWPEFIPELIGSSASSVNVCENNMVILKLLSEEVFDFSAEQMTQAKALHLKQSMSKEFEQIFKLCYQVLEQASSSSLVVAALESLLRYLHWIPYRYIYETNILELLSTKFLASADTRAVTLKCLTEVSSLKIPQDNTSIKQQSVIFFQNTLQQIALNVIPMTADLKNTYNSANGTDQSFLQDFAMFLTTYLSNHRSLLESDESLRELLLNAHQYLIQLSKIEERELFKTTLDYWHDLVSNLFYEVQQLPANELNPLMQLTVGSQTISTGSGALSPDFMKRYPLKKHIYEDICSQLRLVIIENMVRPEEVLVVENDEGEIVREFVKESDTIQLYKSERAVLVYLTHLNVVDTEQIMINKLARQLDGSEWSWHNINTLSWAIGSVSGTMNEDTEKRFVVTVIKDLLALTEKKRGKDNKAVVASDIMYVVGQYPRFLKAHWNFLRTVILKLFEFMHETHEGVQDMACDTFIKIVQKCKYHFVIQQPRESEPFIQTIIRDIQKTTSDLQPQQVHTFYKACGIIISEERNSAEKTRLLNDLMQLPNMAWDAIVEQSTANPALLLDPETVKIIANIIKTNVAVCSSMGADFYPQLGHIYYNMLQLYRAVSSMISSQVASEGVIATKTPKVRGLRTIKKEVLKLVEIYISSAKNLEEVVKVLVEPLLNAVLEDYLNNVPDARDAEVLNCMTTVVSKVGHMIPQGVILILQSVFECTLNMINKDFTEYPEHRVEFYKLLKVINEKSFNAFLELPPAAFKLFIDAICWAFKHNNRDIEVNGLSIALHLVKNIESMGNTQFANTFYKNFYFTFVSETFFVLTDSDHKSGFSKQSLLLVKLISLVLDNKISVPIYEENQAPQGTSNQVFLSQYLGNMLSNAFPHLTAEQITNFLNALMKQYRDTAKFNGILRDFLVQIKEFGGDPTDYLYAEEKENAVEEQNKLQREKAAMVGGLLKPSELDD
- the HSV2 gene encoding phosphatidylinositol-3,5-bisphosphate binding protein HSV2 (similar to Saccharomyces cerevisiae HSV2 (YGR223C); ancestral locus Anc_5.105), which produces MSKFNHVSFNQDDSCFSCSTDNGFLIYNTFPLQRKLVQKFEAEDNLKGKSIGMTELLNRSNYIAMVGGGSSPRYPVNALIIWDDLSKKETIRLNFMSIIKKFFISRCFIIIVLEKSISIYKFAKNPIKLCDDFEIPINSNVDFRTSKETDDQINGIICFETVKNRGQVRIVNLTLKNDKLMTNSIIFKAHKTGINLMKFNNQGNMISTCSKKGTLIRVFNVHNGQLIKEFRRGLDNVTIYGMKFSPQGKTLAIVSNKQTLHVFKILNDKNDNKVHVLNGIIPKSINWGVTNYLESTWSMCKLHLQNSKLSQTDKDLEEDRCKIGWCHNDDDDSFVLVWLNRGIWEKYVILEKKPYTVSETLNQSINNQDSFNDKKWEIIRESWRQL
- the PET54 gene encoding Pet54p (similar to Saccharomyces cerevisiae PET54 (YGR222W); ancestral locus Anc_5.106), with the protein product MKSSKKIISNVLEHISSSGRIVGQNSEVSSSFHKSVALSYNSYNPSLNKKDFNSIISENIFSRIDTGSIDFKLIKKRDPKYFQFKDKYYLIFPDFNNLNDYLHSTQNSKINRIRVKFKPILKDSEEFSKVQNIYKKYCRNLSCAYNSRKSYYNSIAEDVPNDFDTSEISKIESKSLLIWNLPNELSPAEIQNFFWFYDIKHCFKLYWDDNHSLSFVAFNNILDCNKFARNFHGALFNNDKNQKLLIDNL